The segment CATAGCTGTTAATATCTCTTCAAAGCTCTTATTCTTTGAGGGTTTTTGAAGAACAACAAGAGAAAGGAGAGATAGTGACCAATTTAGAGAATAACCCATCATAGAGAATCAAAAGGCATACCCATGTtttcatgttttgttcttgtttgtgtCTAATTCAGCTCAATTCCAAACCCCAAAccccaaacaaacaaaaaaaaggctTCTAATATGTTTTCTCCAACAATTATGGCCAATTCAACTCCCTTGTCTGATCAAGCTACCATCTTTTCCAATATTCACCACTCTCCACAAAAGCTCAAGAAGAAACGAAGCCTCCCCGGTAACCCAGGTACGACTTCAAAACGTTCTCGTTTCTCATTTCTCGTTTCTCGTTCGTAAATGGTAATTCATCTATTGATTTCTAAACAGACCCAGATGCAGAAGTGATAGCACTTTCACCAACAACACTTGTTGCAACAAATAGATTTGTGTGTGAAATTTGCAATAAGGGTTTCCAAAGGGATCAAAACTTGCAGCTTCACAGAAGAGGCCACAAACTTCCATGGAAATTGAAGCAAAGAAGCAGCAAagaagtgaagaagaaggcgTATGTGTGCCCAGAGGAAGGTTGTGTTCATCATAATCCTTCAAGAGCATTAGGAGATCTCACAGGAATCAAAAAACATTACTCCAGAAAACATggagaaaagaaatggaaatgcCTTAAATGCTCCAAACTCTACGCTGTTCAATCTGATTGGAAAGCTCACTCCAAGACTTGTGGAACTAGAGAGTATAGATGTGACTGTGGAACCCTCTTCTCCAGGTCAAATTTCATGtcttttaatcaattttgtttggtCTTTTGTTTTGAATGGGAAGCCTTAGTGTtcttaattttggaaaaattcTATCTTTCACTGTTCTGGTAACCCTCTATGCATTCAATGTTTACACAAAAATGCTTCTTTTTGGATTCCCATCCATTTTTTGGGGCAAAAACTACAAGAAAACggattttttttccattataTTTAGTGGGTATGGTGTAGGTTATGGGAAATTTATGAAAACTTGAGTGATTTGTGTGTAATTTGCGAGAaaaagtgtgagatcctatatcagttggagagaaaaatgaagcattctttataaaggtgttgAAATCTCTCtataatagatgcgttttaaaacagtgagactgacggtgatGCGTAgcgaactgttacaaatggtgggtttaggctgttacaaatggtatcagagccagatatcaagggatgtgccagcaaggagacTGAGCTTCGAAAGGGgtcgattgtgagatcccacatcgattaggaagaagaacgaaatattcttttataagggtgtagaaagcttttacttcaaatttaagGATAGTTAGTATGGATCGGTGACAAGTTTGAATCATTATTTAGTTGCAGAGCTCTGAAATTCTGAACCATTAGTCATTATGAAGAACTGCATAAATCTGCAACAAAATCTGATATTTGATCACCTcatgtttttctctctcttactttCTCATAGAAGAACAATGAGACAGAAATGAAGCAAAGATTTAGAGTGTTCTTTGTTTGCATGCATGTCTTCAAATTCCAACACTTATGATTTCTCtaatgttcattttttttttttgtggtgaATCCCTAATCAATCTATTAATTTGTGTAGGAAAGATAGGTTCGTAACCCATAGAGCTTTTTGTGATGCATTGGCGGAAGAGAGTGCACGGCTCTCGGCTAACCAATTGGCCATAGCTTCGGCTACCTCGGGTGCCACGGGCGTTGACGTAAACTTGTCTTCGACCATGGTTGCTCAATCTCTCTTCCCTTTTGGCAACCATTATCAGTTCTCGAATTCGCTGATACCGTCGTCTCCATCGTCACTGTCGTTGTCGTCATCGCAAACGCTCGTGTCCCTAAATCCTTGGAACCATCCCctaaaccctaaccctaatcATACCCTTCAAATGATCAAGCCTGAAGACTCAAATTCTCACCATTTTCaccaaattccaaatttgCCCCTCTCCGATGACTCCTCCAATAATAACAATTACCACCCTTTTGGTCTAATTCAAGATCACCACCACAAGGCGAGctcatcctcctcctcctcctcctcttccatgATAACCTCACCCTTTAGGAACCTCCACGTGTCGGTGCAACCGGCCTCAAATGCTGCCACGTCAGCTCAGCTATCAGCCACAGCCCTACTACAAAAGGCCGCAACAGTTGGCATTGGCGCTGCAAAATCAGGTCACCATCAGCCCGAGTCAGTGGGTCATATAACTCACTTCAACATCCCCGAGTTCCGCCCATCAAATCATATTAGCTCGCTGAGTCAACTCGGTCCAGACTACGCCACGTGGCAGAAGAGTGACCGGTTGACCAGGGACTTCCTCGGTCTTACCGGACATGGCAGTGGTTCCGGCAGCGGTGGAGCGGTACATGTTAGCATGATCGTTAAGGATATGCTAACGTACGCAGGTGGAACTGAGATGTTTAAGcctcacaataataataataatagtaatggTTTTGGATATGGGGAGGCAGCTGCCAATGGAACTTGGGGAGACTGTTGAATGAAACGGCGACGTTTCacaggagaaaaaaaaaataatgtttttatttccaatttatctctctttttttttttttttttttttttttttttttttttggaggttattaaattttaatgaatgcttttttttaaatctagaCTCTTACTTTGATCACCaagtctttttatttttatttattttctacttttttatttatacgTTAATTGAATTATGCTTGTGTTGTGCTTGCAgtgtaatttgaaatttgagatttaaataattattcatatgTCCCATCATctctatatttcttttttattattattattatttctttttgtaaataacCTTtcgtaataaaaataattaacaggtgttaatcttcaaaattaaataattttaagtcAATGGGCTTATATTAAAAACCCAATAtacttattttcaaattataatttatttttaaataattataaaaaaaatgaatagactttttttttatataatttatctttatattaaaatcatCATCtctatatttcaaattataagttttttttttttttttcaatttcttttgaattaaataatttaattttgtattttaaggaagggaaaagggaaacaaaattattaaattagaaCCGAagccctttttttcttcccatgATAATGGAATGATGGACCTGCATGAACACGGAAAATAACAGTGACATGACGATGAAATTACCATTGTACCCTTCTAAAGACCTCTGCCTTActttccaaaatttttcatCTCAATAACATTTGTTCTAAAGAAGTAATATGAAaaggacaaaagaaaagacGTTAAAGACCTCAATTCATTCATCTCGAACACTTCTTCAACGGTTAAATTTGAatcatgtttttaaaaagaaagcaaacaAATTTTCCGACCCATTAAGATGATCAAATTATATAAGAACATTATTACAATTTAATCAAACTTTGGGTAATAGCaaagattaaaatagaatCAAATTCATATAGAATCGGATTGACCGAATTCCCACATGATTATTGGGAAAAACTCGGAGcctaaaagaaaagtaatgGGAATAggaaaggaggaggagaagtaATATTGGGATGTGGACAAAGGGAGATGTCGGTGGTGGGAGCCAATGCGTGTACTCTTTGAGGGCGACCAGTGTGGTTAATGGTTATGGCCCCTACTGCTCTACAGAGGACCCCAAACCCACCATTTGTGCGACAGCGATGCCACTCTCTTCCTCCTTCCAGCCTCTTTTTTCATAATGTATTGTAATGATCAAGATTGGAGGCTTGTGGTGACCAAGTcaaaaatgacaaatttaaaGTGGTTCATTTAAAGTTACCTAGTTTTATACTTAAGATGACTAGGAGTCTGTTTTGGAACAGGACTTTGATAATTATTCCTCACAAACTCAAAATATGGCATATTGGACTTAGGTCATGTAGAACCTATCTTTGGAAGGTTAAAACTCACATTTGTTCTATCAGTCGTGTTGAAAATTGTTGAGTcgtgttgagaattgttgggaagGAGTTCTACATTGggtaattaagaaaatgatcatggatttataagtaaggaatacatctccattgatatgaggcctttcggggaaaccaaaagtaaaaccatAAGAATTTATACTTAAAGTGGCGTGGAGAtatgtgattcctaacaagtTAGATATTCAACCTTATTACCATTACAATCATAGCCAAGAATGGgcaaaacattctttttccaCATCATGGGTGAAATTCGAgttgaaaaaatcaaatcccaagatgttttttttccccttcacAACTTTTCTAGAGGTACTGAGAAATTACTGGAACTATTTGAATAGAGAAGCCTTTTGTGAAGTCAGATGGAAGGAGCAGTAAAATTTAGTTGCAAGTGCgagtgtttttttctttttttcctctcttaaaaaataaaggcaACCTAAGTTGATGGTGTTATGTGGATTTGTGCCCCAGTGAGCGAGTGTTTGTGGTGGTGGTCCGGGATTTGGGTGCTGCTGCAAACTAAAAcctaaaggaagaaaaggaaaataaagaaaataaagaagaagaaaaatgtcaaCGGGGATGAAAATGATACCAAC is part of the Cucurbita pepo subsp. pepo cultivar mu-cu-16 chromosome LG12, ASM280686v2, whole genome shotgun sequence genome and harbors:
- the LOC111806652 gene encoding protein indeterminate-domain 9-like gives rise to the protein MFSPTIMANSTPLSDQATIFSNIHHSPQKLKKKRSLPGNPDPDAEVIALSPTTLVATNRFVCEICNKGFQRDQNLQLHRRGHKLPWKLKQRSSKEVKKKAYVCPEEGCVHHNPSRALGDLTGIKKHYSRKHGEKKWKCLKCSKLYAVQSDWKAHSKTCGTREYRCDCGTLFSRKDRFVTHRAFCDALAEESARLSANQLAIASATSGATGVDVNLSSTMVAQSLFPFGNHYQFSNSLIPSSPSSLSLSSSQTLVSLNPWNHPLNPNPNHTLQMIKPEDSNSHHFHQIPNLPLSDDSSNNNNYHPFGLIQDHHHKASSSSSSSSSSMITSPFRNLHVSVQPASNAATSAQLSATALLQKAATVGIGAAKSGHHQPESVGHITHFNIPEFRPSNHISSLSQLGPDYATWQKSDRLTRDFLGLTGHGSGSGSGGAVHVSMIVKDMLTYAGGTEMFKPHNNNNNSNGFGYGEAAANGTWGDC